GGAGAAGGAGGCAGCCCGTCGTCAATCTCTAACTATTGGGGTCTGTTTGAAGTCAATTTTGgctaaatttttttatccatttaaCTTTTTAACAAAACTTAACAACGCAATTGCAGGATCAGAAACGAGAAATTGAGACGTTGAGGTCAAAGATTACCGATCAAAGTTCGAAAGAAGATGAGCTTACCAGGAAACTTAAGAAGGCGTTGGAGGACAGAAAGGAAAATGGAATCTTTCAGGTCAGATCTGTTTTGACTTGGCTCAAGTATTGGTGTGTTTCTAGGGAGAACTGTCTTCAATATCTTCTTCCTAGAAAGAAAGTATTTTCAGGAGTCTTTATCACTTGCCAAGCAGTCTGAgatggaaatggaaaagaaactcGAACAAACGTTGAAACAGGTATGAAGAGTTGGCTTATGGATATGTTTTCCCTCTTACTCTTTGCTTAGTGCTTGAACACCACTTATCATTTTATAACCTGATCACTTCTTTGTGATAAGGTTATAAAATGATAAGTAGTGTTATAAAAGAGcattggaaagaagaaaatcctaatTAGATTTTCAGCGTATGTAACGGTCCTAAGACACGTAAGAACGCTACTGCTGCTTTCGATCAAATTATTTTACCTAGTGGATACTCACTGATATTGCTTTTTTGGTTTCCCCTCAGTAGTGATCTCTAAGAATCGGCTACCTAACTGTCTTAGAAAATAGTGATTTAGGTGGAACAGCTTAAACGTGAACTGTAtcaagaaacgaagaaaaaagccgAGACTCAGACAGAACTCACAAACGTTGCCAAAAAGCTTGCTGGAAGCTCCTCAAATGAACGATATCTTATTGAGGTACCCCATTTTGCGACCCTCGTCGATACCCTTTCATTAAATGTGCTCGCTTAGGAAAACACCAAACTGAAGAGGGATTTGCATGACTACGAGGTACGATTAGAAGTGCTGAAACAAGAAAACTGTAGTCTTGAGTATCGATTGAGTAACAGTCAGGAGGAACAGAGCAGAGATCAACAGTGTATTGTGAGTTGTCTTTTGGATCCTGGCACGAATTTCTGCGATTGTGACGCTGTTTCCAGACGCTGTACCAAAGTGAGATCAAAATGGCGCAAGAACATGCTGAAGACCGCGAGAAAATGTTAAGAAATTCCGTATTGGAGTGGGAGTATGttcatctcgttttttttctcattataaCATTGACGTAATTACTTTCCctttgtattttcttcttgtttttttttagtttttttctagtgtactttattaaaaatattcagaatGATTTTCATATGTTTGGCTTGTAGGAAAGTTGCCGATCAATACAAGAACCTTGCTGAAAATGAACGCTTGGCTAGGCAGATTGCTGAAACTAACGTAAGTGAGTTCGATAAAGAAAAGACCATGCTCAAGGAGGAAGTCAAGCAGCTGGTAGCCAGACATGAGAAAGTAAGGCTTAAAGGCTGTCATAATCGAAAGAAACAAAGTCCTACCATTGAGTTTAGAGTAATTTGTATTCTCAGGAGATACAAGCTAAGGACATGCAAATAGCTATTCTAAGCGAACGCGAATCCGAACTTGAGCTGTCGCGATCAATGAACCACCTGAACGAGAAAGCAGCTGAGATTGAGGAAGCAGAAACTGTGATTGCCGATCTCAGAAGGTATGACGTATTTGTGAGTGTAAATTCATGAAGTATGCTTCGCACCTTCAGAAAGTTGGATCTCGAGAAGATGTCCAAGAGAGCTGTCATTCTGAAATTGGAGGAAGAGATGGCGAAACGAGTTGTAGACAAGAAAGGTGGCAAACAGCACATAACCAGATCAGATTTGTTGAAGAAGGATAGAGAAATTGTGAGTTATTCatactttcttcttcaaactttCCTTTTTGTCTTGTTTATCAATTCGATTAGAAAAATGCGCACTTTGCAGCAAGTGTATGTACACATATTTCGAAGGGCTCTATACTTTGAAGGCCTTGCCTTGTTTGCTGCTGATCTGAATAGATTTTCGTAGCTAATTCTTACTTGGAAGCTTCTATTTCCGAAACTTTTTCTACTGCGTTCTACATTTTGATCATTCACTATATGAGTATACTTTTGGGGTCTAACCTCAACTAAGTTGCTAAATGTATAAAAACTAGTTCAGTTAACTCTTGCTGACTTCACTTTAGATTCAACAACAACAGGAAAATCGTCGTCTTTTGGCCCGACTAGACGAAGTTTACAGCGATAGGGAACGAATGATGACGGATATGACGAGAGAGTTGGAAGATGAACAACGTGAGAACGATGCTCTGCGAATGGAATTGAGAGAACTTAAAGAGGAGTTGGATGAGGTGAGACGACGACGTGATGGTGCGATCGATGACACTAGGTTAGTGATCTGACAACTGGCTAGCAATTGATCTGAGATCACGTTCTTTCGTGTAGGTCGGTCGACTCTCGTGATAGTATCCCACATACGATACGCAACCTACCACACTCTGGTTGGGTATCCATGAAACCGGAGAAAAGAAGTGCGGGAAGTAGGAAATTGAAGGTGCGTCTAAtgtctaatgttttttttttcatcagtttaTAGAATCACATTATTCAGTGGGTCCAATACTACGCAGTTCTCAATCACGTTGCATTCCAACTTTTCCCTGATGAAAAGCCTCATTCCGCAGCGGTAATGTCCATAGATACTCGGTAAGATCATTCCTTTGTTCattcgattatttatttaagaactaattttataatttccgTTGTAAAGTACTTTCTTCTATTACATATTCTTAACAGTTGTTTTCTTGCGGcctttcaatattttaattttcagtcAGTTGTGTCACGTTCGTCTAGTTACAGCCGCTGATGTTCGTGTAGCAGATGCTGAACAGATTCGCAGGATATTCCATGTGATTTTACCTTTCTCCAAGTTCATTTtagttttctcctttttaaatGACCTACGTAGTTTCCTGACGTTTGTTTTCCTGGAGTTGAACACAGGCATGACCAGAACAATGCACCCAGTCCACCTCTACTTTTTCCTCTGAAAGTGTCTTTCAAAGCagctagtttttcttttcaatcagTCTTTTCAATAGTGCACCTACGAATTTCTCTTGCGTTGTGAGCGGTCGCAACTTTCGagtgtttctttcttctttctctttgtctCCTCTTCTGTgtagttgtattttttaatttgatagACTGCGATATTTCATCATTCTAGATAATGTTTGACGACCGTGACAGCGGATCGACAAGTCGAAATGCCTCAACGAACGACTTGAGCATGACATCAGTATCACAGAAAGATGTGAGATTTTGATCATCATTGTATTGGCGTTATATGACAatattcttctgaaaaactACTTCTTACAGGAATCTTGGAAAAATCATGACTTCCAAGAATTGACATTCCATGTAAGCACTTACTGTGACATTTGTCATAAAAATTTATCGGGATTATTGCGACCAGCGCCTGCTTATGAATGCaagagtgagttttttttcgttgataaCACTAATTTCAGCATTGTATgggatcatttttcttttcaagaatatGATGCATGCTCTGCTTCTACATTTATATTTGCAGCATAGTTTTATCGCATCCTATTTATAGATTGTCGGCTCAAGATCCACAAAGACCACATAACGTCTCCGCATTTAAGCGCTTGTAAATGTAAGTTGGCATTTCTTCTTGATTAATTTCAATAGATCGCTCCAAAGCATGTGTCAAATTTCTTGGAGCCCTTTTCAGCCGATTAATTCTCTTCAGctttcttttactttacttctaGAAATGACTTGAATGTTACTCCTTTCCTAGGAAGGTATAATTtgctttttcatttgatttttagAAGATCTTAGAATCATCTGGCTTTGAAATATCTGTTGATGCAGTTGTCCTATGGTTCGCTTAGCTTTTATCTAACAGATTTCTAGCCGGAACCTTGTGGTACACTCCGATTTTCTCTTTAGCTTTTTAGTAGTGTCATGCTAGTATACGCATTATGTGTGGGCACTGTCATAGTTGCAGCTTATTCTATCTTCCAAGTTATTTATATGCACAAACAAAATGTCGCTGCCAAAGTTGACCTAATACTTCTACTACTAGACTACTAAACTATCcgatttcctcaaaatttctgcGTGCCTAAGAAAATGTTTAtgcattttttgtttgctatttgtgagcaattgtttttttttcttttacgcaATTTACTCCCTTTTCAGATACCGGTGTTGTTCGGGAATGGTTGTTGATGGCCTTAACTCGTGAAGAGTGCAACATGTGGGTTAGTCTGCTACAACGAGTGATGGCATCGCATGGATCGAATCCCATCTCTCGTGTGTCTTCGAAAATCCGCCATCAGCCATCTAATAGCCATTCGGGCAGCATTAACTAGAGTTGATTTCGTTGTGAAATGagctaatttttcttgtttataaAATTCTAAGTAATTGTTTGTGAGCTGTTGTGTTGcgattaattattaattagttaTATTTTCTGACGCTTCTGCCGCTTTATTGTTTTGCACTTAAGCGTTTATTTCCGAATTTCTTATTGATACGTTGTGCATacaattcttcttcatttctcttttaccTCGTTATCCCATCAGTTCCCGTCATCACTTAACTCTATTTATTCACTGTGCAATGTTGTGCTCTTACAAGCCGTATGGGTTTCCGGTTCACTTCCCTTTCTATTGGGGAATCACTTAACAACAGCGATATCTCGTTtactttattcatttgttaaGATTAATTCAATAGTAACAATATGACATGTATTCCACTTCACCTTCTCGTTTGACCACTGAAATTATTCCGTAAATAGGGTCCCGACACATCGGCATGAGTGCTTCGCTTTCGTTTTCTCATATCCGCGCAACTTTGTCTTCTAAGATGTTTTACGTGAAAGATTATTTGTACATTGAACTGATCGTATCATAGGTTACTGTCTAAACGAATGTGATCACACAATACCGTCGATGCAAAATACATCAGCAGTAAATGTTGAGGTTTTCGAGTACCACAGATGAAGGTCGTTTAAATCGCCGAATATTTTTATCCAatgttattcaaaaaaagaagtcttcGTCACGTTTTTATACAGATTTCAGTGTTGAGGATGAACTTTATGAACTCTCAAATACAAAAAACTCTCCTATCCAAAGCTCAATGTTGCTGATGAGAGTGCCGCAATATTTTCccattcgacaaaaaaaaatcgaaaccacCTGATGATTTGATATTTAATTTAGATTTTATCGAAGCGCAGTAGATATTCTATCCGTCAGGAACTTTTTTAGCAGCACTTCTAGAGTTTGTTTAGT
The Necator americanus strain Aroian chromosome I, whole genome shotgun sequence genome window above contains:
- a CDS encoding hypothetical protein (NECATOR_CHRI.G1361.T1): MVESALVGHLLDPRSPLNVESLLDAITALLIDCKIPSLMRIKSIDSFISRYQQVIEQVSQQRLKGSDFRLLKVIGRGAFGEVQLVRHTLTNNVYAMKLLNKDDMIKRSDSAFFWEERDIMAHANSDWIVRLHYAFQDQRYLYMVMEYMPGGDLVNLMTTYDVPEKWTRFYAAELVEALAALHSMGYIHRDVKPDNMLISRSGHIKLADFGTCVKMNKNGVIKCSTAVGTPDYIAPEILQNQGKEAEFGTEVDWWAVGVFIYEMLIGETPFFAEALVSTYSNIMDHKNSLRFPDEPAISTHAKDLIRKFLSSADVRLGKSVDQIREHPFFKNDEWTFETLRNATPPVIPELKGDDDTTHFEDIEAKPLQESFQLPKTFIGNQLPFIGFTYSNELSPILKIQEATAASASTSSVISNTSSKTNGVSESDYEEVTRKLSAAKTAASESEKKLRSHAEELSRKEETIRKLEAEVARCAESMRITESEMMQMQERVRQLTESANDRRMEQELRVQREVVRSLEEKLSKAREDEAAAKVETREVLNKLAEEKEAARRQSLTIGDQKREIETLRSKITDQSSKEDELTRKLKKALEDRKENGIFQESLSLAKQSEMEMEKKLEQTLKQVEQLKRELYQETKKKAETQTELTNVAKKLAGSSSNERYLIEENTKLKRDLHDYEVRLEVLKQENCSLEYRLSNSQEEQSRDQQCITLYQSEIKMAQEHAEDREKMLRNSVLEWEKVADQYKNLAENERLARQIAETNVSEFDKEKTMLKEEVKQLVARHEKEIQAKDMQIAILSERESELELSRSMNHLNEKAAEIEEAETVIADLRRKLDLEKMSKRAVILKLEEEMAKRVVDKKGGKQHITRSDLLKKDREIIQQQQENRRLLARLDEVYSDRERMMTDMTRELEDEQRENDALRMELRELKEELDEVRRRRDGAIDDTRSVDSRDSIPHTIRNLPHSGWVSMKPEKRSAGSRKLKWVQYYAVLNHVAFQLFPDEKPHSAAVMSIDTRQLCHVRLVTAADVRVADAEQIRRIFHIMFDDRDSGSTSRNASTNDLSMTSVSQKDESWKNHDFQELTFHVSTYCDICHKNLSGLLRPAPAYECKNCRLKIHKDHITSPHLSACKYTGVVREWLLMALTREECNMWVSLLQRVMASHGSNPISRVSSKIRHQPSNSHSGSIN